The following are encoded together in the Scomber japonicus isolate fScoJap1 chromosome 20, fScoJap1.pri, whole genome shotgun sequence genome:
- the LOC128381800 gene encoding microfibril-associated glycoprotein 4-like codes for MKLVSVFLLLLAPVLTCCLRLVLPLDCNDIHNHDKSRPSGVYTIYPIGATSAVQVYCDMDSAGGGWTVFQRRMDGSVNFYRPWDQYKTGFGSAAGEYWLGLENLFHLTLRKKFELRVDMEDFSGNKVFARYSSFSIDPESHGYRLHVSGFTNGGAGDGLSYHNGQKFSTFDKDQDSHSGNCARMYLGAFWYNACDYANPNGVYRLGADATVNRVGVEWVHWKGRNYSLKTISIKIRPVQ; via the exons ATGAAG ctggtttcagtcttcctcctcctcctggctccAGTGTTGACCTGCTGCTTACGTCTCGTCCTCCCGCTGGACTGCAATGACATCCATAACCACGATAAAAGCCGACCCAGTGGAGTGTACACCATCTATCCCATCGGAGCCACGTCAGCTGTCCAG gtgtactgTGACATGGACTCAGCAGGAGGAGGCTGGACG gtgttccagaggaggatGGACGGCTCGGTGAACTTCTACAGGCCCTGGGATCAATACAAGACGGGCTTTGGTAGCGCTGCTGGAGAGTACTGGCTGG GCCTGGAGAATCTCTTCCATCTGACTCTGAGGAAAAAGTTTGAGCTTCGTGTCGACATGGAGGACTTCAGTGGGAACAAAGTGTTTGCTCGTTACTCCTCGTTCTCCATCGACCCAGAGTCCCACGGATACAGACTGCATGTGTCTGGATTCACTAATGGAGGAGCAG gAGACGGCCTGAGTTATCACAACGGACAGAAGTTCTCCACCTTCGACAAAGACCAGGACTCTCACAGCGGTAACTGTGCCAGAATGTACCTGGGGGCGTTCTGGTACAACGCCTGTGACTATGCCAACCCCAATGGCGTTTATCGCTTGGGGGCTGATGCCACTGTCAATCGTGTAGGAGTGGAGTGGGTCCACTGGAAGGGCAGGAACTACTCCCTGAAGACCATCAGCATTAAGATTCGTCCTGTGCAGTAA
- the LOC128381617 gene encoding microfibril-associated glycoprotein 4-like — protein sequence MDSAGGGWTVFQRRMDGSVNFYRPWDQYKKGFGSAAGEYWLGLENLFHLTLRKKVELRVDMEDFSGNKVFARYSSFSIDPESHGYRLHVSGFTNGGAGDALNPHNGQKFSTFDKDQDSHSGNCARLFLGAFWYRHCHHTNPNGVYRWGADATIDAVGVEWSKWKGWNYSLKTISMKIRPVQ from the exons ATGGACTCAGCAGGAGGAGGCTGGACG gtgttccagaggaggatGGACGGCTCGGTGAACTTCTACAGGCCCTGGGATCAATACAAGAAGGGCTTTGGTAGCGCTGCTGGAGAGTACTGGCTGG gcctgGAGAATCTCTTCCATCTGACTCTGAGGAAAAAGGTCGAGCTTCGCGTCGACATGGAGGACTTCAGTGGGAACAAAGTGTTTGCTCGTTACTCCTCGTTCTCCATCGACCCAGAGTCCCACGGATACAGACTGCATGTGTCTGGATTCACTAATGGAGGAGCAG gAGATGCCCTGAATCCTCACAACGGACAGAAGTTCTCCACCTTCGACAAAGACCAGGACTCTCACAGCGGTAACTGTGCCAGACTGTTCCTGGGGGCGTTCTGGTACAGGCACTGTCACCATACAAACCCTAACGGGGTTTATCGCTGGGGGGCTGATGCCACTATCGATGCTGTAGGAGTGGAGTGGTCCAAGTGGAAGGGTTGGAACTATTCCCTGAAGACCATCAGCATGAAGATTCGTCCTGTGCAGTAA